One Ricinus communis isolate WT05 ecotype wild-type chromosome 2, ASM1957865v1, whole genome shotgun sequence DNA segment encodes these proteins:
- the LOC8288914 gene encoding protein LIKE COV 1, which produces MATREMQMEGDLELLIPVAEIPDNAKSKTSSPSSPIVASSHRLSGLEALSTVIRSWASKKFMTGCVILLPIAVTFYITWGFVHFVDGFFSPVYNHLGINIFGLGFATSITFIFLVGIFMSSWLGTSVLTIGEWFIKKMPLVSYIYSASKQISAAISPDQTTNAFKEVAIIRHPRNGEYAFGFITSTVILQRSIGEEELCCVYVPTNHLYVGDIFLISMKDIMRPNLSVREGIEIIISGGMSVPQILTTMDAQAIPAARLSKYPSAIM; this is translated from the exons ATGGCGACAAGAGAAATGCAGATGGAGGGAGATCTAGAGCTGCTGATACCAGTGGCTGAAATTCCTGATAATGCAAAGTCCAAAACGTCGTCGCCTTCTTCTCCTATCGTTGCTTCTTCTCATCGTCTATCTGGCCTCGAG GCACTATCCACAGTTATACGTAGCTGGGCTTCTAAAAAATTCATGACAGGATG TGTCATTCTTCTTCCAATAGCTGTAACATTCTACATCACCTGGGGTTTTGTTCATTTTGTGGATGGTTTCTTCTCTCCGGTCTATAATCATCTGGGGATCAATATCTTCG GTCTTGGGTTTGCCACCTCTATCACTTTTATATTCCTAGTTGGCATTTTCATGTCATCATGGCTAGGAACTTCTGTTCTGACTATCGGGGAATGGTTTATCAAGAAAATGCCGcttgtaagttatatatattctgCATCAAAGCAAATTAGTGCTGCAATATCTCCAG ATCAGACCACTAATGCCTTCAAGGAAGTGGCCATCATAAGACACCCTCGCAACGGGGAATATGCATTTGGATTTATAACTTCAACGGTGATTCTTCAGAGGAGCATTGGTGAGGAAGAACTTTGCTGTGTCTATGTGCCCACCAATCACCTCTATGTTGGAGATATATTTCTCATAAGTATGAAAGATATCATGAGGCCGAACTTGTCCGTTCGAGAAGGGATTG AAATAATCATCTCTGGAGGCATGTCCGTACCTCAAATATTGACCACAATGGATGCACAAGCCATTCCTGCAGCAAGACTTTCTAAATACCCCTCAGCAATAATGTGA
- the LOC8288915 gene encoding glucan endo-1,3-beta-glucosidase 7 → MAVLLRSSVAFLLLSILQAVSIANSESFIGVNYGQVADNLPPPSATAKLLQSTSIQKVRLYGSDPAIIKALANTGIGITIGASSGDIPSLASDPNFAKNWVDTNVVPFYPASKIILITIGNEVMSSGDQNLMSNLLPAMQNVQNALNAASLGGEIKVSTVHSMAVLKQSEPPSTGSFDPSFGDLMKGLLAFNNATGSPFAINPYPYFAYRSDPRPETLAFCLFQPNAGRLDGNTKIKYMNMFDAQVDAVYSALNSMGFKNVEIVVAETGWPYKGDSNEVGPSLENAKAYIGNLIAHLRSMVGTPLMPGKSVDTYLFALYDEDLKPGPGSERAFGLFKPDLTMTFDAGLSKTSQTPSTPKTPVNSSPKPNKAAWCVPKEGVSDAQFQANLDYACGQGIDCSPIQPGGACFEPNTVASHAAYAMNLLYQTSEKNPSTCDFSQTAILSSENPSYNSCTYPGGSA, encoded by the exons ACTCGGAATCCTTCATCGGTGTAAACTATGGTCAAGTCGCGGACAACTTGCCACCGCCATCAGCCACAGCAAAGCTTCTCCAATCAACATCGATCCAAAAAGTCAGGTTATACGGTTCAGACCCCGCGATAATCAAAGCCTTAGCCAATACCGGAATTGGAATCACCATTGGTGCTTCCAGTGGTGACATTCCCTCACTAGCCTCTGATCCCAACTTCGCCAAGAACTGGGTCGACACTAACGTAGTCCCATTTTATCCAGCGAGCAAAATCATACTCATCACCATCGGCAATGAGGTCATGTCATCCGGCGACCAGAATCTCATGTCCAATCTCTTACCGGCAATGCAGAATGTTCAGAATGCCCTGAACGCTGCGTCACTTGGTGGCGAGATTAAGGTATCCACAGTTCACTCAATGGCTGTACTTAAGCAGTCAGAGCCACCATCTACTGGAAGCTTCGATCCAAGTTTTGGGGATTTGATGAAGGGATTGTTGGCGTTTAACAACGCAACCGGTTCGCCTTTTGCAATTAATCCGTACCCATACTTTGCTTACAGGAGCGATCCAAGACCTGAAACATTAGCTTTTTGTCTTTTCCAACCAAATGCAGGACGTTTGGATGGAAACACAAAGATCAAGTACATGAACATGTTCGATGCTCAG GTTGATGCTGTTTATTCTGCGTTAAATTCTATGGGATTTAAGAATGTTGAGATTGTGGTGGCTGAGACTGGATGGCCTTATAAGGGAGACAGCAATGAAGTAGGACCGAGTCTTGAGAATGCGAAGGCTTACATTGGTAATTTGATTGCACACCTTAGATCAATGGTGGGTACTCCATTGATGCCAGGAAAATCAGTAGATACATATCTCTTTGCTCTGTATGATGAAGATTTGAAACCTGGACCTGGGTCTGAACGAGCATTTGGACTTTTTAAGCCTGATCTCACCATGACTTTTGATGCTGGCCTCTCCAAGACTAGCCAG ACTCCGTCGACGCCGAAAACTCCTGTGAATTCATCACCAAAGCCAAACAAAGCAGCATGGTGTGTGCCAAAGGAAGGTGTTTCAGATGCCCAATTTCAGGCTAATCTTGATTATGCATGTGGACAAGGGATTGATTGTAGTCCAATTCAACCTGGTGGAGCTTGTTTTGAACCAAATACAGTAGCATCACATGCTGCCTATGCCATGAATCTACTCTATCAAACTTCTGAAAAAAATCCATCGACCTGTGATTTCTCCCAAACAGCCATCCTTTCATCTGAAAATCCCA GCTATAATTCTTGCACTTATCCTGGTGGAAGCGCCTGA